In Bombus pyrosoma isolate SC7728 linkage group LG2, ASM1482585v1, whole genome shotgun sequence, a genomic segment contains:
- the LOC122577620 gene encoding thyroid receptor-interacting protein 11-like isoform X2, with amino-acid sequence MVNRIIQMEEKSRETEKNTRRMQSDEITLINDFRTVLSKLNSLEKLDLVRGALKALETENEKYSEANKQEKSDFDEKFKRPNSVSHETAALKPNFDLSSENHMRDEFIKASSNRESELYKKIEELQEENKRLFASVEELDQQHEQSIEKLLSLKEEVEKKHQCLQNAYEQLYVDYNQAQDKVVQLEGKLVEFSTLIRTETVDHTVQTNSLESVDKHIQTNDLETEENESTDEQDEGNVVGELTKRVKNILKSSFVEIEPDESIFEALAKQYIDVKWTKDVVESETEWLHEEVKRLQVENSALRKKNSLRKKNAMLRSTCPNETRLKNQGQSPPASRTRKSAKLENIPEDIEDTFNTMENLNRRLHTTLDENDKLRKKIDLLENTEKETQEQLRISLEKCKYLDENIEFVEELKFDLENVRRELKTSVSNGKQLENSLAILRGMKDEIQKENEELSRRNEQLEIEISQWRESNSETGNNDTLKDLQEQLANTNREKDDLDYDILNMRKELDEAFNQIELKESYIAKLSQENESLTKEKISWLEQLTAIQDESNDKLDLVNTEKSLLEQEQTELKEKVANNNKVINEIRERLRESEERYVELKSELLSMNKTTEKLQLEKENLQNEIKKREELKSELELSELTEKLCSMQNDYAQMENKIETLRLKERELIKLQESFATVAEENKTLKTGYEVARDSCIKLEHDIACLEAEKKELLNRINENVCDKEKQQITVILEEKIRENDTLKDDNSKLMAEIINSQKKLQKAIDENTESADMAKETIENLSHLIREKDEEINNLKSALYLAKTDTETLDFATIKNERDELVKLVTIKHNENVQYHDEIQRLTHLLSEQTSRSQNLLTEKDLNVSELRDIATLQHELRTVEQRLRNAEESNNKETCGIVEHSTQTTEIAILNEKCNALEAALIQEQSNNRMLQNQLSESQGKEANAGKELERLRAHLVEMESSYTEDALLAEETRKELEVKLQQAEEKMKSSSNAYTSASIRANQQVETLQQQMALIVQQRDDIQNKLAVAEDKILSQTTSLTNLQIVLEQFQRDKEKDIIATTERIQSKLIESHKKQEELAKDVTILKEQLAEAKECLQAASRLSEQLDKKTERIEQLNQEVDRLTNLVNTADHRIEEAKQSGEGKIDKTLIKNLLLGYLSSSAADKSSVLRVFSTILDFNETEKDKAGLSNTIGQNSWFSRLTGGSTVPNKDQEASLSAAFIRFLENESKPKPQLPALPIQTSPLPRPGHSRQHSTSSTQSTSLLSNVNLPTFPDFIPARNTGSILKEVLKDS; translated from the exons AGCCGGGAAACCGAGAAAAACACGAGACGCATGCAATCGGATGAAATAACGTTGATCAACGATTTCCGTACGGTGCTGTCCAAATTGAACTCCCTCGAGAAGCTGGATTTAGTTCGTGGCGCGCTAAAAGCGCTGGAAACTGAGAACGAGAAATATAGCGAGGCTAATAAACAAGAAAAGTCTGACTTCGATGAGAAGTTTAAGAGGCCCAACAGCGTCAGCCACGAGACCGCCGCGTTGAAGCCTAATTTCGACCTGAGTTCAGAGAACCACATGCGAGATGAATTTATCAAGGCATCAAGCAACAGAGAATCGGAATTGTACAAGAAAATCGAGGAACTtcaggaagaaaataaaagattgttcGCCAGTGTGGAAGAATTGGATCAGCAGCATGAACAATCGATAG AAAAACTATTGTCCCTCAAGGAAGAGGTCGAAAAAAAACACCAGTGCCTTCAAAACGCTTACGAGCAGCTTTACGTAGACTACAACCAGGCTCAAGATAAAGTCGTCCAACTGGAAGGTAAACTCGTGGAATTCAGCACGCTGATACGAACAGAAACTGTCGACCATACCGTACAAACTAACAGTTTAGAGAGCGTAGATAAGCATATCCAAACAAATGATctagaaacggaagaaaacgAATCGACCGACGAACAGGATGAGGGAAATGTGGTCGGCGAATTAACCAAAAGGgtcaagaatattttgaagagTTCCTTTGTAGAAATAGAACCGGATGAGTCGATTTTCGAGGCTCTGGCGAAGCAGTACATCGATGTGAAATGGACGAAAGACGTGGTGGAATCGGAAACTGAATGGTTGCACGAGGAGGTGAAGCGTCTTCAAGTAGAAAATTCCGCGTTGCGCAAGAAAAACtcgttaagaaagaaaaatgcgaTGCTACGAAGTACTTGTCCAAATGAAACGCGATTAAAGAATCAAGGCCAATCGCCACCTGCATCTCGAACGAGAAAATCagcaaaattagaaaatattccgGAAGATATCGAGGACACGTTTAATACAATGGAGAATCTGAATCGGAGATTGCATACGACGTTGGATGAGAATGACAAGTTACGAAAGAAGATCGATTTATTGGAGAACACGGAGAAAGAAACGCAGGAACAGCTGAGAATATCATTGGAAAAATGCAAGTATTTAGATGAAAACATCGAATTCGTCGAGGAGCTGAAATTCGATCTTGAGAACGTGAGACGCGAATTGAAAACGTCTGTTTCTAATGGAAAACAATTAGAAAACAGTTTGGCGATTCTGCGAGGTATGAAAGACGAAattcaaaaagaaaacgaggaacTGTCTCGGAGGAATGAACAGTTGGAAATAGAGATCTCGCAGTGGCGTGAAAGTAATTCAGAGACAGGGAATAACGATACGTTAAAAGATCTTCAGGAACAATTAGCCAACACTAATCGTGAGAAAGATGACTTAGACTACGACATATTAAACATGAGAAAAGAATTGGACGAAGCGTTCAACCAAATAGAGTTGAAAGAAAGTTACATAGCGAAGCTGAGTCAAGAGAACGAAAgtttaacgaaagaaaagatttccTGGTTGGAACAGTTAACTGCCATTCAAGACGAGTCCAACGATAAATTAGACTTGGTAAACACGGAAAAATCTTTATTAGAACAAGAACAGACGGAATTGAAGGAAAAAGTAGCGAATAATAACAAagtgataaatgaaattaggGAACGATTACGAGAGTCGGAAGAAAGGTACGTAGAACTAAAAAGTGAACTTTTATCGATGAACAAAACGACCGAGAAGCTTcaattggaaaaagaaaatttgcaaaacgaaataaagaaacgcgaagaatTAAAGAGTGAATTAGAGCTTAGCGAGTTAACTGAAAAATTGTGTTCCATGCAGAACGATTATGCTCAAATggagaataaaatagaaacattacGTTTGAAAGAGAGggaattgataaaattacaagAGAGTTTCGCCACCGTTgccgaagaaaataaaactttaaaaacCGGATACGAAGTAGCCAGGGATAGCTGTATCAAGTTGGAGCATGATATTGCATGTCTAGAAGCGGAGAAAAAAGAGttattaaatcgtataaatgaaaatgtctGTGATAAGGAAAAGCAACAAATTACAGTTATTTTAGAGGAAAAGATACGAGAAAATGATACCTTGAAGGATGATAACAGTAAATTAATGGCGGAAATCATCAATTCgcaaaagaaattgcaaaaggCAATTGACGAAAATACAGAATCAGCTGATATGGCcaaagaaacgatagaaaatctATCTCATCTTATTagagaaaaagacgaagagaTTAATAACCTGAAAAGCGCACTCTATCTTGCAAAGACTGATACAGAAACACTCGATTTTGCGACTATAAAGAACGAAAGGGACGAACTTGTGAAACTTGTAACCATCAAACACAATGAAAATGTGCAATATCATGACGAAATTCAAAGGTTGACGCACCTCTTGAGCGAACAAACATCGCGAAGTCAGAACTTGCTAACAGAGAAAGACTTAAATGTCTCTGAATTAAGGGACATAGCTACTCTGCAGCATGAACTGCGGACAGTCGAACAACGTTTGAGAAATGCCGAAGAATCGAACAACAAGGAAACTTGCGGGATCGTCGAACACTCAACGCAAACAACAGAAATTGCCATtcttaatgaaaaatgtaacgcGTTGGAAGCAGCTCTAATTCAAGAGCAATCGAACAACAGAATGCTACAGAATCAACTTAGCGAAAGCCAAGGCAAAGAAGCGAACGCCGGAAAGGAGTTAGAAAGGCTACGAGCACATTTGGTTGAAATGGAATCAAGCTATACGGAAGACGCTTTACTTGCGGAGGAAACGCGAAAAGAATTAGAAGTGAAATTACAGCAGGctgaagaaaaaatgaagagcAGTTCAAACGCGTATACGTCCGCAAGTATAAGAGCAAATCAGCAAGTGGAAACGTTACAACAACAAATGGCGTTGATTGTTCAGCAAAGGGATGATATACAAAATAAGTTAGCTGTCGCTGAAGATAAGATCTTATCACAGACTACGTCGTTAACTAATTTACAGATAGTCTTGGAACAATTCCAACgag ataagGAAAAAGATATCATAGCGACAACTGAGAGAATTCAATCTAAACTAATCGAATCCCATAAAAAACAAGAGGAGTTGGCCAAAGATGTCACAATTCTTAAG gaACAATTAGCTGAAGCTAAAGAATGCTTACAAGCAGCGTCCAGATTAAGCGAACAACTCGATAAAAAAACAGAACGAATCGAACAGCTAAACCAAGAAG TGGACCGGTTAACAAATCTTGTAAATACTGCTGATCACAGGATAGAAGAGGCAAAGCAAAGTGGAGAGGGAAAAATTGATAA GACTCTCATTAAAAACCTCTTATTGGGTTACCTGTCCTCGTCGGCAGCAGATAAGTCTTCGGTGCTTAGAGTGTTTTCCACAATTTTGGATTTCAATGAAACAGAGAAGGATAAAGCAGGGTTGAGTAATACAATCGGGCAAAATAGCTGGTTTTCTCGTTTAACTGGTGGATCTACCGTTCCTAATaag gaTCAAGAAGCGTCTTTGTCAGCAGCATTTATTAGATTTCTAGAAAACGAATCGAAACCTAAGCCACAGTTACCAGCATTACCAATTCAAACATCG CCATTACCACGACCTGGTCATAGTAGGCAACATTCTACGTCATCAACACAATCTACTTCGTTACTTTCCAATGTAAATTTACCAACATTCCCGGATTTTATCCCAGCCAGAAATACAGGATCTATTTTGAAAGAAGTATTGAAGGACAgctga
- the LOC122577620 gene encoding thyroid receptor-interacting protein 11-like isoform X3 yields MQSDEITLINDFRTVLSKLNSLEKLDLVRGALKALETENEKYSEANKQEKSDFDEKFKRPNSVSHETAALKPNFDLSSENHMRDEFIKASSNRESELYKKIEELQEENKRLFASVEELDQQHEQSIEKLLSLKEEVEKKHQCLQNAYEQLYVDYNQAQDKVVQLEGKLVEFSTLIRTETVDHTVQTNSLESVDKHIQTNDLETEENESTDEQDEGNVVGELTKRVKNILKSSFVEIEPDESIFEALAKQYIDVKWTKDVVESETEWLHEEVKRLQVENSALRKKNSLRKKNAMLRSTCPNETRLKNQGQSPPASRTRKSAKLENIPEDIEDTFNTMENLNRRLHTTLDENDKLRKKIDLLENTEKETQEQLRISLEKCKYLDENIEFVEELKFDLENVRRELKTSVSNGKQLENSLAILRGMKDEIQKENEELSRRNEQLEIEISQWRESNSETGNNDTLKDLQEQLANTNREKDDLDYDILNMRKELDEAFNQIELKESYIAKLSQENESLTKEKISWLEQLTAIQDESNDKLDLVNTEKSLLEQEQTELKEKVANNNKVINEIRERLRESEERYVELKSELLSMNKTTEKLQLEKENLQNEIKKREELKSELELSELTEKLCSMQNDYAQMENKIETLRLKERELIKLQESFATVAEENKTLKTGYEVARDSCIKLEHDIACLEAEKKELLNRINENVCDKEKQQITVILEEKIRENDTLKDDNSKLMAEIINSQKKLQKAIDENTESADMAKETIENLSHLIREKDEEINNLKSALYLAKTDTETLDFATIKNERDELVKLVTIKHNENVQYHDEIQRLTHLLSEQTSRSQNLLTEKDLNVSELRDIATLQHELRTVEQRLRNAEESNNKETCGIVEHSTQTTEIAILNEKCNALEAALIQEQSNNRMLQNQLSESQGKEANAGKELERLRAHLVEMESSYTEDALLAEETRKELEVKLQQAEEKMKSSSNAYTSASIRANQQVETLQQQMALIVQQRDDIQNKLAVAEDKILSQTTSLTNLQIVLEQFQRDKEKDIIATTERIQSKLIESHKKQEELAKDVTILKEQLAEAKECLQAASRLSEQLDKKTERIEQLNQEVDRLTNLVNTADHRIEEAKQSGEGKIDKTLIKNLLLGYLSSSAADKSSVLRVFSTILDFNETEKDKAGLSNTIGQNSWFSRLTGGSTVPNKDQEASLSAAFIRFLENESKPKPQLPALPIQTSPLPRPGHSRQHSTSSTQSTSLLSNVNLPTFPDFIPARNTGSILKEVLKDS; encoded by the exons ATGCAATCGGATGAAATAACGTTGATCAACGATTTCCGTACGGTGCTGTCCAAATTGAACTCCCTCGAGAAGCTGGATTTAGTTCGTGGCGCGCTAAAAGCGCTGGAAACTGAGAACGAGAAATATAGCGAGGCTAATAAACAAGAAAAGTCTGACTTCGATGAGAAGTTTAAGAGGCCCAACAGCGTCAGCCACGAGACCGCCGCGTTGAAGCCTAATTTCGACCTGAGTTCAGAGAACCACATGCGAGATGAATTTATCAAGGCATCAAGCAACAGAGAATCGGAATTGTACAAGAAAATCGAGGAACTtcaggaagaaaataaaagattgttcGCCAGTGTGGAAGAATTGGATCAGCAGCATGAACAATCGATAG AAAAACTATTGTCCCTCAAGGAAGAGGTCGAAAAAAAACACCAGTGCCTTCAAAACGCTTACGAGCAGCTTTACGTAGACTACAACCAGGCTCAAGATAAAGTCGTCCAACTGGAAGGTAAACTCGTGGAATTCAGCACGCTGATACGAACAGAAACTGTCGACCATACCGTACAAACTAACAGTTTAGAGAGCGTAGATAAGCATATCCAAACAAATGATctagaaacggaagaaaacgAATCGACCGACGAACAGGATGAGGGAAATGTGGTCGGCGAATTAACCAAAAGGgtcaagaatattttgaagagTTCCTTTGTAGAAATAGAACCGGATGAGTCGATTTTCGAGGCTCTGGCGAAGCAGTACATCGATGTGAAATGGACGAAAGACGTGGTGGAATCGGAAACTGAATGGTTGCACGAGGAGGTGAAGCGTCTTCAAGTAGAAAATTCCGCGTTGCGCAAGAAAAACtcgttaagaaagaaaaatgcgaTGCTACGAAGTACTTGTCCAAATGAAACGCGATTAAAGAATCAAGGCCAATCGCCACCTGCATCTCGAACGAGAAAATCagcaaaattagaaaatattccgGAAGATATCGAGGACACGTTTAATACAATGGAGAATCTGAATCGGAGATTGCATACGACGTTGGATGAGAATGACAAGTTACGAAAGAAGATCGATTTATTGGAGAACACGGAGAAAGAAACGCAGGAACAGCTGAGAATATCATTGGAAAAATGCAAGTATTTAGATGAAAACATCGAATTCGTCGAGGAGCTGAAATTCGATCTTGAGAACGTGAGACGCGAATTGAAAACGTCTGTTTCTAATGGAAAACAATTAGAAAACAGTTTGGCGATTCTGCGAGGTATGAAAGACGAAattcaaaaagaaaacgaggaacTGTCTCGGAGGAATGAACAGTTGGAAATAGAGATCTCGCAGTGGCGTGAAAGTAATTCAGAGACAGGGAATAACGATACGTTAAAAGATCTTCAGGAACAATTAGCCAACACTAATCGTGAGAAAGATGACTTAGACTACGACATATTAAACATGAGAAAAGAATTGGACGAAGCGTTCAACCAAATAGAGTTGAAAGAAAGTTACATAGCGAAGCTGAGTCAAGAGAACGAAAgtttaacgaaagaaaagatttccTGGTTGGAACAGTTAACTGCCATTCAAGACGAGTCCAACGATAAATTAGACTTGGTAAACACGGAAAAATCTTTATTAGAACAAGAACAGACGGAATTGAAGGAAAAAGTAGCGAATAATAACAAagtgataaatgaaattaggGAACGATTACGAGAGTCGGAAGAAAGGTACGTAGAACTAAAAAGTGAACTTTTATCGATGAACAAAACGACCGAGAAGCTTcaattggaaaaagaaaatttgcaaaacgaaataaagaaacgcgaagaatTAAAGAGTGAATTAGAGCTTAGCGAGTTAACTGAAAAATTGTGTTCCATGCAGAACGATTATGCTCAAATggagaataaaatagaaacattacGTTTGAAAGAGAGggaattgataaaattacaagAGAGTTTCGCCACCGTTgccgaagaaaataaaactttaaaaacCGGATACGAAGTAGCCAGGGATAGCTGTATCAAGTTGGAGCATGATATTGCATGTCTAGAAGCGGAGAAAAAAGAGttattaaatcgtataaatgaaaatgtctGTGATAAGGAAAAGCAACAAATTACAGTTATTTTAGAGGAAAAGATACGAGAAAATGATACCTTGAAGGATGATAACAGTAAATTAATGGCGGAAATCATCAATTCgcaaaagaaattgcaaaaggCAATTGACGAAAATACAGAATCAGCTGATATGGCcaaagaaacgatagaaaatctATCTCATCTTATTagagaaaaagacgaagagaTTAATAACCTGAAAAGCGCACTCTATCTTGCAAAGACTGATACAGAAACACTCGATTTTGCGACTATAAAGAACGAAAGGGACGAACTTGTGAAACTTGTAACCATCAAACACAATGAAAATGTGCAATATCATGACGAAATTCAAAGGTTGACGCACCTCTTGAGCGAACAAACATCGCGAAGTCAGAACTTGCTAACAGAGAAAGACTTAAATGTCTCTGAATTAAGGGACATAGCTACTCTGCAGCATGAACTGCGGACAGTCGAACAACGTTTGAGAAATGCCGAAGAATCGAACAACAAGGAAACTTGCGGGATCGTCGAACACTCAACGCAAACAACAGAAATTGCCATtcttaatgaaaaatgtaacgcGTTGGAAGCAGCTCTAATTCAAGAGCAATCGAACAACAGAATGCTACAGAATCAACTTAGCGAAAGCCAAGGCAAAGAAGCGAACGCCGGAAAGGAGTTAGAAAGGCTACGAGCACATTTGGTTGAAATGGAATCAAGCTATACGGAAGACGCTTTACTTGCGGAGGAAACGCGAAAAGAATTAGAAGTGAAATTACAGCAGGctgaagaaaaaatgaagagcAGTTCAAACGCGTATACGTCCGCAAGTATAAGAGCAAATCAGCAAGTGGAAACGTTACAACAACAAATGGCGTTGATTGTTCAGCAAAGGGATGATATACAAAATAAGTTAGCTGTCGCTGAAGATAAGATCTTATCACAGACTACGTCGTTAACTAATTTACAGATAGTCTTGGAACAATTCCAACgag ataagGAAAAAGATATCATAGCGACAACTGAGAGAATTCAATCTAAACTAATCGAATCCCATAAAAAACAAGAGGAGTTGGCCAAAGATGTCACAATTCTTAAG gaACAATTAGCTGAAGCTAAAGAATGCTTACAAGCAGCGTCCAGATTAAGCGAACAACTCGATAAAAAAACAGAACGAATCGAACAGCTAAACCAAGAAG TGGACCGGTTAACAAATCTTGTAAATACTGCTGATCACAGGATAGAAGAGGCAAAGCAAAGTGGAGAGGGAAAAATTGATAA GACTCTCATTAAAAACCTCTTATTGGGTTACCTGTCCTCGTCGGCAGCAGATAAGTCTTCGGTGCTTAGAGTGTTTTCCACAATTTTGGATTTCAATGAAACAGAGAAGGATAAAGCAGGGTTGAGTAATACAATCGGGCAAAATAGCTGGTTTTCTCGTTTAACTGGTGGATCTACCGTTCCTAATaag gaTCAAGAAGCGTCTTTGTCAGCAGCATTTATTAGATTTCTAGAAAACGAATCGAAACCTAAGCCACAGTTACCAGCATTACCAATTCAAACATCG CCATTACCACGACCTGGTCATAGTAGGCAACATTCTACGTCATCAACACAATCTACTTCGTTACTTTCCAATGTAAATTTACCAACATTCCCGGATTTTATCCCAGCCAGAAATACAGGATCTATTTTGAAAGAAGTATTGAAGGACAgctga
- the LOC122577622 gene encoding protein lethal(2)essential for life-like, producing MSLIPLLFSDWWEELDRPHRLLDQNFGLGLYPEQLLNPSILDQYILPIRDRRLRSPLMYYRPWGELLRKGEGGGTSTVKADKDKFQVILDVQQFKPEEINVKIVGNSVIVEGKHEEKQDEHGWISRQFTRKYLIPEQCDVDQVTSSLSSDGVLSITAPRKDEPKIQNERTVTIEQTGKPALREAEEKEMKEEEKKQEEKKQEEKVDEKKEK from the coding sequence ATGTCTCTGATACCGTTGCTGTTCTCTGACTGGTGGGAAGAATTGGACCGTCCACACCGACTCCTCGATCAGAATTTTGGTTTGGGGTTGTATCCTGAGCAATTATTGAATCCAAGCATCCTCGATCAATACATCTTACCCATTCGAGATCGAAGATTGAGAAGCCCACTGATGTACTACAGACCATGGGGTGAACTCCTGCGAAAAGGCGAAGGAGGAGGTACATCTACGGTAAAAGCGGATAAGGACAAGTTCCAGGTAATTTTAGATGTTCAGCAATTTAAACCGGAAGAAATCAACGTCAAAATCGTTGGCAATTCTGTGATCGTCGAGGGAAAGCACGAAGAGAAACAAGACGAGCATGGTTGGATCTCGAGACAGTTTACCAGGAAATATTTGATTCCTGAGCAATGCGATGTCGATCAAGTAACATCTAGTCTGTCGTCTGATGGTGTACTCAGTATCACTGCGCCTAGAAAGGACGAACCGAAGATCCAAAACGAAAGAACTGTTACTATTGAGCAGACGGGTAAACCAGCGTTAAGGGAAgcagaagaaaaggaaatgaaggaggaagagaagaagcaggaagagaaaaagcagGAAGAGAAGGTggacgagaagaaagaaaaataa
- the LOC122577621 gene encoding protein lethal(2)essential for life-like — MLRSCWKILQSVLNSDRISASITSQKSTNLMSLEQLFYPNWWENLERAHRILDQNLLLGISPEILFPKIMRMYDFVQRKPGLKSPMKYYRLCDELRKGEGGVSTVLANRDKFHVDLDVQQFAPEEINVKVVDRFVTVEASHEEREDEHGWISRQFTRKYIIPEQCDIDQVSSKLSSDGILSIIVPRKQKLTSDSGRVINIELTGKPSVCDIQKEGNEENKDKEGEAQEN, encoded by the exons ATGCTACGGTCATGTTGGAAAATACTGCAGTCTGTTCTGAACAGTGATCGTATTAGTGCATCTATCACAAG TCAGAAATCTACGAACCTAATGTCTCtggaacaattattttatcccAATTGGTGGGAAAATTTGGAGCGTGCTCATCGTATTTTAGATCAAAATTTGCTCCTTGGAATTAGTCCAGAAATTCTGTTTCCAAAAATTATGCGTATGTACGATTTTGTACAACGTAAACCGGGTTTAAAGTCTCCGATGAAATACTACAGGCTATGCGATGAACTGCGTAAAGGAGAAGGGGGTGTATCAACCGTGCTGGCTAACAGAGACAAATTCCATGTGGATTTAGACGTGCAGCAATTCGCACCCGAAGAAATCAATGTTAAAGTCGTAGATCGTTTTGTCACTGTTGAAGCAAGTCATGAAGAAAGGGAAGATGAACATGGTTGGATCTCCAGACAGTTTACGAGGAAATACATAATTCCAGAACAGTGCGATATCGATCAAGTTTCCTCGAAACTTTCATCGGACGGCATTCTTTCGATCATTGTACCACGAAAGCAAAAATTAACTTCGGATAGCGGAAGGGTGATTAACATCGAGCTGACTGGTAAACCGTCTGTATGCGACATacagaaagaaggaaacgaagaaaacaagGACAAGGAGGGGGAGGCGCAGGAAAATTAA
- the LOC122577624 gene encoding protein lethal(2)essential for life-like isoform X2, whose protein sequence is MRRGMALIPRLFSYWWEVLEQPHHLFDQHFRRGLQPDQLFSSVFERPSFKSFQRDEECGWSIMKNDKDRFRVILDVQQFKPEEVGVKVVDNFIIVEGKHENRADDHGLVSRHFVKKYLIPDQYDPERAMSTLSTDGILTITAPLRPEIAESKREKTIKIEQTGKAMEDDELLKIKQKQ, encoded by the exons atgagaagGGGAATGGCATTAATTCCAAGATTGTTCTCCTACTGGTGGGAAGTGTTGGAGCAACCACACCATTTATTTGATCAGCATTTTCGCAGAGGATTACAACCGGATCAACTTTTTTCTTCAGTATTTGAAAGACCATCATTTAAATCATTTC AACGAGACGAAGAATGTGGATGGTccataatgaaaaatgataagGACAGATTTCGGGTAATTCTCGACGTACAACAATTCAAACCAGAAGAAGTCGGTGTAAAAGTCGTTGACAATTTCATTATTGTAGAGG GAAAACACGAAAACAGAGCAGACGATCACGGTCTAGTCTCCAGacatttcgttaaaaaatatttaataccagATCAGTATGATCCTGAAAGGGCTATGAGTACTTTGTCTACAGATGGTATTTTAACAATAACAGCACCATTAAGGCCAGAAATTGCTGAAAGCAAGCGAGAAAAAACCATTAAAATCGAACAAACGGGAAAAGCGATGGAAGACGACGAACTTCtgaaaataaagcaaaagCAATAA
- the LOC122577624 gene encoding protein lethal(2)essential for life-like isoform X1 yields the protein MRRGMALIPRLFSYWWEVLEQPHHLFDQHFRRGLQPDQLFSSVFERPSFKSFPYSYYRPLINWERDEECGWSIMKNDKDRFRVILDVQQFKPEEVGVKVVDNFIIVEGKHENRADDHGLVSRHFVKKYLIPDQYDPERAMSTLSTDGILTITAPLRPEIAESKREKTIKIEQTGKAMEDDELLKIKQKQ from the exons atgagaagGGGAATGGCATTAATTCCAAGATTGTTCTCCTACTGGTGGGAAGTGTTGGAGCAACCACACCATTTATTTGATCAGCATTTTCGCAGAGGATTACAACCGGATCAACTTTTTTCTTCAGTATTTGAAAGACCATCATTTAAATCATTTCCATACAGTTACTATCGACCATTGATAAATTGGGAACGAGACGAAGAATGTGGATGGTccataatgaaaaatgataagGACAGATTTCGGGTAATTCTCGACGTACAACAATTCAAACCAGAAGAAGTCGGTGTAAAAGTCGTTGACAATTTCATTATTGTAGAGG GAAAACACGAAAACAGAGCAGACGATCACGGTCTAGTCTCCAGacatttcgttaaaaaatatttaataccagATCAGTATGATCCTGAAAGGGCTATGAGTACTTTGTCTACAGATGGTATTTTAACAATAACAGCACCATTAAGGCCAGAAATTGCTGAAAGCAAGCGAGAAAAAACCATTAAAATCGAACAAACGGGAAAAGCGATGGAAGACGACGAACTTCtgaaaataaagcaaaagCAATAA
- the LOC122577623 gene encoding protein lethal(2)essential for life-like, with protein MSLAPLLFSDWWETLDRPHRLPDQNFGLGLYPEQLIMPNRLGLYLQPRKRNTYVSRPWTELFHNNDRGTSTVQADKDKFQVVLDVQQFEPNEIDVKVVDKFVIVTAKHEEKRDEHGWISRQFVRKYLIPEQCDIDQVTSQLSADGVLSINAPRKDQKNVENERVIKIEQTGKPAMQTKPPKRQQQKQTEEKEEN; from the coding sequence ATGTCTTTGGCACCATTGCTGTTTTCTGACTGGTGGGAAACTTTGGATCGCCCGCATCGTCTGCCAGATCAGAATTTTGGATTGGGTCTCTACCCGGAACAATTAATAATGCCAAATCGATTGGGATTATATCTACAACCACGAAAAAGGAATACTTACGTTAGCAGACCATGGACTGAACTATTCCATAACAACGACAGAGGCACCTCGACTGTTCAAGCAGACAAGGACAAGTTCCAAGTCGTGCTCGATGTTCAACAATTTGAACCAAACGAAATTGACGTTAAGGTTGTCGATAAGTTTGTCATCGTTACCGCAAAACATGAAGAGAAGCGCGACGAACATGGCTGGATTTCTCGTcaatttgttagaaaatatCTGATTCCGGAACAATGTGACATTGATCAAGTCACATCGCAGTTATCGGCAGATGGTGTCCTTAGTATTAACGCTCCAAGGAAGGATCAAAAAAACGTAGAAAACGAACGAGTAATAAAGATAGAGCAGACTGGTAAGCCAGCAATGCAAACGAAGCCACCTAAGCGGCAACAACAGAAGCAaactgaagaaaaagaagagaattaa